In Granulicella mallensis MP5ACTX8, the sequence TTCGGGCATGGTCAGATGAAGATTGCCCTCTGGCTTTCCCTGCTTGGTTTCAACGAGGATGAAGAGAGGAACGTGCCCTGGGTGAGCGTGGGACCACTCGCGAATCTCTTTCAGGCAGCCGATGAAGGGCTGGCAGGTGCTGCGATAGTCGACATCCTGAACGTGCATGACCTTGAAGCCTGGCTTGCTCATCACTCCGTTGGGATCAAAGTCGGGATCGGCAGGAAGGTGGGCAGAGGCTACCATCTTTGGGCCTGAGGGATGGGCGTAGAGACCGCCCTTGGTATCGGCATAGACGTCGAGTTCGATCTGGCGAACTCCGCTATCGAACTGCTGCGTCAGAGGCTGGTGCTGGTAATCGAGCCCCTTGAAGGCGTCCGCATACTTGTCCTGCCAGAGCTTGCTTTCGTTGGCAGCAATACCGGCGTGATAGCTGTTGTGCGTGCCGATTACCTGAATCTGATTGAGCTTGATCGCCTTGTCCTCTGACTGAGCATGGGCAGTTCCCAGGAATGCAGCCAGCGCGACGGCGGAGAGAATACGGCAGGAGTTCGAAAGCATAGGTGCATCCTTCATTCGTATCTATAGAGCGTGTATTACAGACAGATGGTCCAGTGTCGTTAGAAGCCTTGGCCCTAACGACACTGAACCATGTAAATAACGACTATGCCTGTGATCAAGCCGTCTTGTAGGGCTTGCTGTAATGCGTGTCCCACTCCACGAGGCTCTCATTCATAAACCGCCAGG encodes:
- a CDS encoding phosphatidylinositol-specific phospholipase C1-like protein, coding for MLSNSCRILSAVALAAFLGTAHAQSEDKAIKLNQIQVIGTHNSYHAGIAANESKLWQDKYADAFKGLDYQHQPLTQQFDSGVRQIELDVYADTKGGLYAHPSGPKMVASAHLPADPDFDPNGVMSKPGFKVMHVQDVDYRSTCQPFIGCLKEIREWSHAHPGHVPLFILVETKQGKPEGNLHLTMPESFTTETFDALDAEIRSVFPANELITPDDVRGHHKTLNEAVLAGKWPTLAKARGKIVFLMDQKAVGPVYLAGHPALRGRVIFTNADPGQPDAAFIERNDGPAADISALVRQGYLIRARTDSDTKEARTNDAATRDAMIASGAQMLSTDYPINEPARWDGHYVVTLPGNVDARCNPVNAPATCQVEESK